In a genomic window of Polyodon spathula isolate WHYD16114869_AA chromosome 21, ASM1765450v1, whole genome shotgun sequence:
- the LOC121296246 gene encoding leucine-rich repeat and fibronectin type III domain-containing protein 1-like protein encodes MGHHLPLLLLLIMCKSLEAWNCTVSCNCTDYTSSCCGPQKTQHLPVIGHQNATELVLDSCGSFPMDNNTLQNFSSLKELTVKRTSLLYLDSHAFHGLPMLQTLNLTEVNLSNAAMHQNAFAGLPIRRLFLANNRLDQIQRGMFAGLMNLEHLDLSGNGLRSIEENAFANLVSLRFLNLNSNHFVTITPYWFGVMFRNNSFPVVSLIGNTLTCECKYRGIALPEYLWFSRSVILTNSLCMVKPAVKECSPPQVEEVYKEVTVRDLQPLTLSCPLSGFPRPRVSWILPSGLQLFNKSFPPFYNEDGTLHVQLVQSKFAGLYACIGTNVEGTAVSLFKIVVSPTPKPTFITSQPVTFPTPQTPTINRSLWVLLWTAIVFICIICFIILFCILRVACRYLKQRLRNDVSFNRFVDTPNILTLPENPQPIPHIEERHGHVHWSRENGDGTVPRVAEHSDGSYPRHQQTVTELEGRTQL; translated from the coding sequence ATGGGTCATCATCTTCCTCTACTGCTTCTGCTGATCATGTGTAAAAGCCTGGAGGCTTGGAATTGCACAGTAAGCTGTAACTGCACAGACTACACCAGCTCCTGCTGTGGACCTCAGAAAACTCAACATCTCCCAGTAATTGGACATCAAAATGCCACTGAATTAGTTTTGGATTCCTGTGGAAGCTTTCCCATGGATAATAACACCCTGCAGAACTTCAGCTCGCTGAAGGAACTGACAGTTAAGAGAACCAGCCTCCTTTACCTTGACTCTCATGCATTCCACGGCCTTCCCATGTTGCAAACTTTAAACCTAACAGAAGTCAACTTGAGTAATGCAGCTATGCATCAAAACGCCTTTGCCGGCCTGCCGATAAGAAGATTGTTCCTTGCGAACAACCGACTTGATCAGATCCAACGTGGGATGTTTGCTGGTCTGATGAATCTGGAGCATCTTGACCTTTCCGGCAATGGCCTCAGGTCGATTGAGGAAAATGCATTTGCGAATTTAGTGAGCCTTCGCTTCCTCAACCTGAACAgcaaccactttgtcacaattaCGCCTTACTGGTTTGGCGTAATGTTCAGGAATAACTCCTTTCCTGTGGTGAGTCTCATTGGAAACACATTGACCTGTGAGTGCAAGTACAGAGGAATAGCCCTACCTGAATACCTGTGGTTCAGCAGATCAGTGATTTTAACCAACTCCTTATGTATGGTGAAGCCTGCTGTTAAAGAATGCAGCCCACCCCAGGTTGAAGAGGTCTATAAAGAGGTGACTGTGAGGGATCTGCAGCCTCTAACTCTATCTTGCCCACTCAGTGGGTTCCCTCGCCCAAGGGTCAGTTGGATACTTCCCAGTGGATTACAATTATTTAACAAATCATTTCCTCCATTTTATAATGAGGATGGAACATTGCATGTACAATTAGTGCAATCCAAGTTTGCTGGACTTTACGCTTGCATAGGTACAAATGTGGAAGGGACAGCTGTTAGCTTGTTTAAAATTGTGGTGTCACCCACTCCCAAGCCAACCTTCATCACCAGCCAGCCTGTCACCTTTCCTACTCCTCAGACCCCTACAATCAACAGGAGTCTGTGGGTATTGCTGTGGacagcaatagtctttatatgcatcatttgttttatcattcTGTTTTGCATCTTAAGAGTCGCCTGCAGGTACCTAAAGCAGCGCCTCCGCAATGATGTTTCCTTCAACAGGTTTGTTGATACCCCAAATATCCTAACTCTTCCAGAGAACCCCCAGCCCATCCCTCACATAGAGGAGAGACATGGCCATGTGCATTGGTCAAGGGAGAACGGCGATGGTACCGTCCCAAGAGTGGCCGAGCACTCTGATGGAAGCTACCCACGCCATCAACAGACTGTTACAGAACTTGAAGGAAGAACTCAGTTATAA